The DNA region GCACCAAGATGGTAGCAGATTGGGGCGGGGACTTGGCAAGATGGCGCGCGAGGGCCGCCCCTCGCCTCTATCAGCCGGCTTATTCGATCGAGGCGAGATGCCGGTAGACGGTGAGGCGTGACGTCACGGCCGTCATCAGCGCGATCAGCACGGCAATGAACAAGGCGCCAAGATAACCGGTCGGCCCAATGGCGAAACGGCCGAAGAGAGCGGAGACTTGGTCGCCCTCCGGCGTCGCGATCGAGCGGCCGATGAAGAAGGAAAGCACCGCGAAGAGCACGCAGGCGGAAGCCGCGCCCAGCAGGCCTCCCTTCAGGCCGAGGAGCAGGAAGTGGCGCTGGAATTCGCGCGCGATGAAGCCGGCCTCCGCGCCGACATAGTACAGCACCGAGACGATGTCGCGATTGGAGGACATGGCGCCGCGCGTCGCGAACACGACCGACAGCACGGTCGCGACGAAGACCAGCGCCAGGATCGAGAAGCCGATGATGACGGTTGCATTCGCCATCGCCTTCAGTCGGTCGGTCCAGGTCCTGTGGTCATCGAGGCTCGCCCCCTTCACCTCCTGCGACAGGCGCGCCGACAGCGCCGGCAGATTGACGGCCTCCGGATCGGAGAGTTCGACGACGATCAGATGCGGGATCGGCAGGTCGCTCATGTCGAGGCCGCTGCCGAGCCAGGGTTCCAGCAGCTTGGCGTTTTCCCAATCGGCGAGCGCCCGGGCCGAGGCGACGCCCGGCGCGGCGGTAGCGATATCGATCGCCTTCTGGGCCTCCCCCGCCGTATCGACGCCTTCGACCGGGCGGACCTGAATGGTGATTTCGCGCGTGATGTCGGACTGCCAGTCGAGCGAGGCATCGCGCACCAGCGTCACCGCACCGAGCGTCAGGCAGGCGAGGAAGCTCATGATCGCGACGACGATGGTCAGCGAGCGGCCGGCGATCGATCCGGCCGGGACGATCGGACCCGCCACTTGCGAGGCGGCGCCGCGCCGGCCGCGCTTCAGCAGGCGGCCGAACAAGCCGCTGCGGTCCTTGAGAGGGAAGGGATCGAGGCGCGTTTGGCGGGGATCACTCATAGATCGAAAGCCGCCCTTCATGCAGCACCATGCGGCGCGCATCGAACTGGTTCATGAGCCCGATATCATGGGTCGCGATCACGACCGAGGTTCCGAGCCGGTTCAATTCGACGAAGAGGCGCAGCAGCCGCTTGGCGAGCGGGGGATCGACATTGCCCGTGGGCTCGTCGGCAAGCAGGATTTCGGGCTGGCCGATGAGGGCACGGGCGATCGCGGCGCGCTGCTTTTCGCCGCCGGAGAGAATGGGTGGCAGGGCGTGGACGCGGTCGCCGAGCCCGACCCATTTCAGGAGTTCGATGACGTCGGCGCGGTAGCTTATCTCCTCGCGGCCAAGCACGCGCAGCGGCATGGCGACGTTTTCGAAGGTGGTCAGATGGTCGAGCAGGCGGAAATCCTGGAACACCACGCCAATGCGCCGGCGGAGCGCAGGCAGCTCGGTCTTGCGGATCGTCCCGACGTCACGGTCGAAGACGGTGACGAGGCCGCGAGTCGGCTTCAGCGACAGGAAGAGCAGCTTGAGCAACGTCGACTTGCCGGCGCCCGAGGGGCCGGTCAGGAACTGGAACGATTTCGGCGCGATCTGAAACGACAGATCGCGCAGGATCTCGGCACCCATT from Kaistia algarum includes:
- a CDS encoding cell division protein FtsX yields the protein MSDPRQTRLDPFPLKDRSGLFGRLLKRGRRGAASQVAGPIVPAGSIAGRSLTIVVAIMSFLACLTLGAVTLVRDASLDWQSDITREITIQVRPVEGVDTAGEAQKAIDIATAAPGVASARALADWENAKLLEPWLGSGLDMSDLPIPHLIVVELSDPEAVNLPALSARLSQEVKGASLDDHRTWTDRLKAMANATVIIGFSILALVFVATVLSVVFATRGAMSSNRDIVSVLYYVGAEAGFIAREFQRHFLLLGLKGGLLGAASACVLFAVLSFFIGRSIATPEGDQVSALFGRFAIGPTGYLGALFIAVLIALMTAVTSRLTVYRHLASIE
- the ftsE gene encoding cell division ATP-binding protein FtsE, which produces MIRFENVGLRYGMGAEILRDLSFQIAPKSFQFLTGPSGAGKSTLLKLLFLSLKPTRGLVTVFDRDVGTIRKTELPALRRRIGVVFQDFRLLDHLTTFENVAMPLRVLGREEISYRADVIELLKWVGLGDRVHALPPILSGGEKQRAAIARALIGQPEILLADEPTGNVDPPLAKRLLRLFVELNRLGTSVVIATHDIGLMNQFDARRMVLHEGRLSIYE